One part of the Sorangiineae bacterium MSr11954 genome encodes these proteins:
- a CDS encoding immunity 53 family protein, which yields MKTHQPSETDLLARLEDWYLNECNGDWEHSFGVKLDTLDNPGWRVTVDLSDTRWAHLEIAKQIDGRTERDWIQFEVTKAQFVGCGGPRNLREILSRFFSIVDSVGREVNS from the coding sequence ATGAAGACGCATCAACCGAGTGAGACGGATTTACTGGCACGACTGGAAGACTGGTACTTGAACGAGTGCAATGGAGACTGGGAGCACTCGTTCGGAGTGAAGCTCGATACTCTTGACAATCCTGGATGGCGGGTAACGGTCGACCTGTCGGATACGCGTTGGGCTCACCTGGAAATTGCGAAGCAGATCGACGGGCGTACAGAACGTGACTGGATCCAGTTCGAGGTTACCAAGGCTCAGTTCGTTGGTTGCGGTGGTCCCCGGAACCTTCGCGAGATCCTATCGAGATTTTTTTCCATTGTTGATTCTGTTGGGCGCGAGGTGAATTCTTAG
- a CDS encoding DUF4442 domain-containing protein, with amino-acid sequence MSTATDVPRILRFYRMLEPLPLGKRIFSESFKIAAPYFRSIPAVVDSVRPGEVRVHMDDRRRVRNHLGTVHAIALCNLAELSMGAVAEVTVPSTHRWIPKGMQTEYLAKAKGRMQATATLDLPNPLLEKQDIVVPVHVTDPEGKEVFVARIQIWVTRKPIE; translated from the coding sequence ATGTCCACTGCAACCGACGTCCCGCGCATTCTTCGTTTCTATCGCATGCTCGAGCCATTGCCGCTCGGCAAGCGCATCTTCTCGGAGAGCTTCAAAATCGCCGCGCCCTATTTTCGAAGCATCCCGGCCGTCGTCGACTCCGTCCGCCCGGGCGAGGTCCGCGTGCACATGGACGATCGCCGCAGGGTCCGAAACCACCTCGGCACCGTCCACGCCATCGCCCTCTGCAACCTGGCCGAGCTATCCATGGGCGCGGTGGCCGAGGTGACCGTCCCATCCACACACCGCTGGATCCCCAAGGGCATGCAGACCGAATACCTCGCCAAGGCCAAAGGCCGTATGCAGGCCACCGCGACCTTGGATCTTCCCAATCCGCTCCTCGAGAAGCAAGACATCGTGGTCCCCGTTCATGTGACCGATCCCGAGGGCAAAGAGGTGTTCGTGGCGCGCATTCAAATTTGGGTGACGCGCAAACCCATTGAATAA
- a CDS encoding crotonase/enoyl-CoA hydratase family protein — translation MTEASLLNVFKSAVGSNIDGFSTVRVSEEGELAHVTLSRPEKHNGIDFRMLKELIAVAESLRHKRGIRAVILRGEGPSFCAGLDFKSVLADPVQAALGFARLWSPTTNVFQRMSLAWRDIPVPVLAVVHGSCFGGGLQLALGADFRFATPDAKLSVMEAKWGLIPDMGGTVTLRELVPIDVAKELAMTGRIVSGIEAKALGLVTHISDDPLEDAKKLAAEIATRSPDSVAAAKSLLHRAWSGAQDVALSWERRFQRRLLGSKNQRIALKASLEKQTIAFSPRKWRG, via the coding sequence ATGACGGAAGCCTCCCTGCTCAACGTGTTCAAGTCGGCTGTCGGCTCCAACATCGACGGCTTTTCGACCGTGCGCGTGTCCGAAGAGGGCGAGCTCGCCCATGTCACCTTGTCACGACCGGAGAAGCACAACGGCATCGATTTTCGCATGCTGAAGGAGCTCATCGCGGTGGCCGAGTCGCTCCGGCACAAGCGTGGAATCCGCGCGGTCATCCTTCGCGGCGAGGGGCCCTCGTTCTGTGCGGGGCTCGATTTCAAATCGGTTCTCGCCGATCCGGTGCAGGCGGCTTTGGGCTTTGCGCGATTGTGGTCGCCGACCACCAATGTGTTTCAGCGCATGAGCCTCGCATGGCGCGACATCCCGGTCCCCGTGCTGGCCGTGGTGCATGGATCGTGTTTCGGCGGCGGGCTGCAATTGGCGCTCGGCGCCGATTTTCGGTTCGCGACCCCCGACGCCAAGCTCTCGGTGATGGAGGCGAAGTGGGGGCTCATTCCAGACATGGGCGGGACGGTCACCCTGCGCGAGCTCGTCCCCATCGACGTGGCCAAGGAGCTGGCGATGACCGGTCGAATCGTGAGCGGCATCGAGGCCAAGGCCCTCGGCCTCGTCACCCACATCAGCGACGACCCACTCGAGGACGCCAAGAAGCTCGCGGCCGAAATTGCCACCCGCTCGCCCGACTCCGTCGCCGCCGCGAAATCTTTGTTGCATCGTGCATGGAGCGGCGCCCAAGACGTGGCGCTCTCCTGGGAGCGCCGGTTTCAGCGCCGCTTGCTGGGCTCCAAGAACCAGCGCATCGCCCTGAAGGCCAGCTTGGAGAAGCAGACCATCGCCTTCTCACCCCGAAAATGGCGGGGGTGA
- the rarD gene encoding EamA family transporter RarD: MDERRKGVLFGLSAYFMWGFFPLYWPLLKPAGAVEILAHRISWSLVVMALLVMRAHKGSFRWLRELGGRRFGLLVLAAGLISANWAIYIWAVNHQHVVETSLGYFMTPLLSVILGTLFLGERLRRVQWLAIGIAACAVVVLTVAYGQLPWIALGLALSFGLYGFIKKKAGVGALESLAVETGLLVLPAVAYLLVLQGQGTAMFGHVSRGKDLLLAASGVLTAIPLLCFGAAANRIPLATIGLLQYSSPILQFLCGVLIFREDMPASRWAGFALVWIGLGVFTLDSVLARRRASRCTGAALSGSAAKA; encoded by the coding sequence ATGGATGAGCGCCGCAAGGGGGTTTTGTTCGGTCTTTCCGCTTACTTCATGTGGGGCTTTTTTCCGCTCTACTGGCCGCTTCTAAAGCCGGCCGGGGCGGTGGAAATCCTCGCCCATCGGATCTCGTGGTCCCTGGTGGTGATGGCGCTCTTGGTGATGCGCGCTCACAAGGGGAGCTTCCGATGGCTCCGCGAGCTCGGCGGCCGCCGCTTTGGTCTGCTCGTCCTTGCGGCCGGTTTGATCTCGGCCAATTGGGCCATTTACATCTGGGCGGTGAACCACCAGCACGTGGTCGAAACCTCGCTGGGCTATTTCATGACCCCCTTGCTCTCCGTGATCCTGGGCACCCTCTTTCTGGGGGAGCGCCTGCGGCGGGTGCAGTGGCTGGCGATTGGAATCGCCGCGTGTGCGGTGGTCGTCCTAACGGTCGCGTACGGGCAGCTGCCTTGGATCGCGCTCGGGCTCGCGCTCTCGTTCGGGCTCTACGGCTTCATCAAGAAGAAGGCCGGTGTAGGCGCGCTCGAGAGCCTGGCGGTGGAGACGGGGCTGCTCGTGTTGCCCGCGGTCGCGTACCTGCTCGTCCTTCAAGGGCAGGGGACGGCGATGTTTGGACATGTCTCGCGCGGCAAGGATTTGCTCCTCGCGGCCAGCGGGGTGCTCACCGCCATTCCGCTCCTCTGCTTCGGGGCCGCCGCCAACCGGATCCCGCTGGCGACCATCGGGCTCCTTCAATACTCGTCGCCCATCCTCCAGTTCCTTTGCGGAGTGCTCATCTTCCGCGAAGATATGCCCGCATCGCGATGGGCCGGCTTTGCGCTGGTGTGGATTGGGCTGGGCGTGTTCACCCTCGACTCGGTCCTCGCGCGCCGCCGTGCGTCGCGCTGCACGGGCGCGGCGTTGTCGGGCAGCGCGGCAAAAGCCTGA
- a CDS encoding L-lactate permease, with protein sequence MFVQPLTPVADSLALSALIALLPLVLLFILLGGIRVAAHRAALVALGLALVVAIAFFHMPAAQALSSAAQGVVFGLFPILWIVINALWIYHMTVHTGHFDVLRRSFSRISDDPRIQGVIVAFCFGGLIEALAGFGAPVAISSIMLVALGFPPVRAAVVALVANTAPVAFGAMGVPVITLAKVTALPLAPLSATVGRQTPLLAVVVPLVLVALIDGKRGVRETWFPALLSGIAFAVGQFFTSNYLSTELTDIVASLAGALVLIALPRKKIDPAIRSEVLSGASDDSMGDTSRDDDEVDATADVVRAYAPYAVIILVFALAQLPALKAVLSQGTVSFPWPLLDVITASGKRASGNVFSVPLIATGGTLVALSGIATAVILRIPAGKALAEWGSTVHKIRFPILTVTSVLALAYVMNLSGQTTTIGSWVAGTGRGLAFLSPVLGWFGVAVSGSDTSSNALFGALQATAAQQAGLSPVLLSAANSSGGVLGKMISPQNLTIACASAKMVGQEGALLRKVLPWSLGLLAIMCVIVVLQSTPVLGWMLP encoded by the coding sequence ATGTTCGTGCAGCCGCTTACGCCGGTCGCTGACTCGCTCGCGCTGTCGGCGCTGATCGCGCTCTTGCCGCTGGTGCTCCTGTTCATTCTCTTGGGCGGCATCCGCGTGGCCGCCCATCGCGCCGCGCTCGTGGCGCTCGGTCTGGCGCTGGTGGTGGCCATTGCCTTCTTCCACATGCCGGCCGCGCAGGCGCTTTCGAGCGCGGCGCAAGGCGTGGTGTTCGGGTTGTTCCCGATCCTCTGGATCGTGATCAACGCGCTCTGGATCTACCACATGACCGTGCACACGGGTCACTTCGACGTGCTGCGTCGTTCGTTCAGCCGCATCTCGGACGATCCGCGCATTCAAGGTGTGATCGTCGCGTTCTGTTTCGGCGGCCTGATCGAAGCGCTCGCCGGCTTCGGCGCGCCGGTGGCCATTTCGTCCATCATGCTGGTGGCGCTGGGGTTTCCACCCGTGCGCGCCGCCGTGGTGGCGCTGGTGGCCAACACCGCGCCGGTTGCATTTGGCGCCATGGGGGTGCCGGTGATCACCTTGGCCAAGGTCACCGCGCTGCCCCTCGCGCCGCTCTCGGCCACCGTCGGACGGCAAACGCCGCTCTTGGCGGTGGTGGTTCCGCTGGTGCTGGTGGCGCTCATCGATGGAAAGCGCGGCGTGCGCGAGACCTGGTTTCCCGCGCTGCTCTCGGGGATCGCCTTTGCCGTGGGGCAGTTCTTTACGTCCAACTATCTGTCGACCGAGCTGACGGACATCGTGGCCTCGTTGGCCGGCGCGCTGGTGCTGATCGCCCTGCCGCGCAAGAAGATCGATCCCGCGATTCGAAGCGAGGTGCTCTCCGGCGCCTCGGACGACAGTATGGGTGACACCTCGCGCGACGACGACGAGGTCGACGCCACCGCCGACGTCGTGCGCGCCTATGCGCCGTATGCGGTGATCATCCTCGTCTTTGCGCTCGCGCAGCTCCCTGCGCTCAAGGCGGTTCTTTCCCAGGGCACCGTGAGCTTTCCATGGCCGCTCCTCGATGTGATCACCGCCAGCGGCAAGCGCGCGTCGGGGAACGTCTTCAGCGTGCCGCTGATCGCAACGGGGGGAACGCTGGTGGCGCTGTCGGGCATCGCCACCGCGGTCATTCTTCGCATCCCCGCGGGCAAGGCGCTCGCCGAGTGGGGATCGACCGTTCATAAAATTCGCTTTCCCATCCTGACCGTGACGAGTGTGTTGGCACTTGCATACGTGATGAACCTCTCAGGTCAGACGACCACGATTGGCTCGTGGGTGGCGGGGACCGGCCGAGGGCTCGCGTTTTTGTCGCCCGTGCTCGGGTGGTTCGGCGTTGCGGTATCGGGCTCCGACACCTCGTCGAACGCGCTGTTCGGCGCCCTTCAAGCGACGGCGGCGCAGCAGGCGGGGCTCTCGCCGGTCCTGCTCTCGGCGGCCAACAGCTCCGGCGGTGTGCTCGGAAAAATGATCTCGCCGCAGAACCTCACCATCGCCTGTGCCTCCGCCAAAATGGTCGGGCAAGAAGGTGCGCTCTTGCGCAAGGTGCTGCCGTGGAGCCTCGGCTTGCTCGCGATCATGTGCGTGATCGTCGTCTTGCAGAGCACGCCCGTGCTGGGGTGGATGCTCCCTTGA